The Priestia megaterium DNA segment ATGCTGGTAAAAAAGATGTTAAATGGAATTATGATGAAAGAAATCACAATTAAAGAATTAGCTGATCAGTATGATGTAAGTACTCGTACCATCCAATTAAGAATTAAGAAACTAGGATATGAATGGGACAGTAAGCAAAGTATTTATCGTTATGTTGGGGAAGAGCCAGAACCTTTAGAAGTTGATTTTAATACCCTTATTTCTAAAAATAGTAAAGTGCCAGCAGAACAAAAGCAAGCCAATAGTGAAGTAGCAGCTAGTATTAGTCATGTGAATGAAAGTGAAAGTACTAGCGCTAGCTTTCCAAAAGCTAGTACGAATGCTAGCAAAGTAGATGCAATTGATATCTTGCTGCAGAATCCAAAAGACCGTTCTAAAAGAGTATATAGAGGATTTTATTTTGATGACGACGTTTTAAGTATTATTGATCGAGTTCCTAAAAGTTATAAATCTGAATTGGTAAATGAAGCTTTGAGAAAAGTGTTTAAAGAAAAAGGATTATTAGAGTAAAAAACTCACCTACATTTTAGGTGAGTTTTCTTGCTTATTCTACAAATAGGGTTTGCAAAAATGTAGGATTTGGTAGAAAATTAGACATAAGAAAAAGCCCTCAAGTTTTCGACGACTCCGAGGACTTTCTCTAAAAAATATTAAGAAGGGATTAACCTTCAACTACATAACTTTATAAATGTATTCTAACACAATTAGGTTAGTTCCTTCCACTACTAAATGGAGGAATTTAAAAATGCAAAAAGCATTGCAAGAAGCCGAAAAAAAAGCTAGATTACGAGAAATTGAAAACGGTAAAGTTCTAAGTGAAGAAGAATTAAACTATGCAAACGAACTTCAAGCCAAAGCTAATTCAAAGGGAATGAAGTTGGTTCCGGAAAGAAAAATTAAGAATAAAGTGAGGTTTGTACAGTTGATTCAAGAAAATATTTTATATTTAAGGGATATAAAATACTTAACTACTGCAGAGAAAAACTTTTTAATGGATTTAGTTCCTAATGTTGAATTTTCTTCTAACTGTATAGTTAATGATTCTAGACAAGTTAATTCACTTCCCGTTACTCAAAGTGATCTTGCAGAAATATTAGGAAAAAAGAAACAAAATATAAATCCGATTATAAAAGGCTTGATTGATAAAGGTATCTTAGCAAGGTCAGAAAGCGGAATAGAAGATAATAATGTCAGAGCATATGCTTTATTTATTAATCCTCACATTATGTTTTCTGGAGATAAAGACAACATAAATGGTACACTAAAAGCTATGTTTAGAAAAACACCTAAAGAATTAAAAAATCTACCTATTAGACTATTTTAAGAACCTGTAACAAGGTTCTTTTTTTGTTTTCGTAGTAATGATTTTTCATTACGAAAGTAATGATTTTTCATTACTACGGAATTAGACTAAAATCCTTTAGTATCAAGTGTTAAAGCCATGTTTAAAAAGTCTTCTCTTCTCACTCTATATTAAATAGCAATTCGCTGATAGAATTGCAAGGGTCTTTTTATATTTTTTTCGTGTAAAAAAAAGAAACTGAATTGGCTATTTTTCATGCAAGGTTCGAGTAGTATTTTTTAAGAAAAACACTTAAAAAATCTCCACTCTTTTCTCCTTGCATTTCAAATTTCGGCAGAGTTGGTTATATCGCCAAGCCGAACATACCCAAAACGAAGTTTAAAATGATCGGCTTGTGACGGCCATTATATCTGCCGAACCGCCAGAGCAGCCGTCCATAGTTGGTAATTTTAATAAAAATAGATTACACAAACGGGGACTAGTCCCCGGACCCCTAGCCAGCACGCCACCCCAAAACGAACGGGGTTGCACGAGTAAAGTTATAACTCAAAATTAAAGTGAATAGCATGCACGGGGGGCGTGCATCTGTTTTTAATAAAGTTATAATTTAATCAAATAATACAGCTTGTAAACATTGGTATATCAGTACTTGACTGGGGTTGAACGCCCCCCGTGCACGCAAAAAAAAAGATGTGCATGGGGGGCGTTCTTTGTTATTCTTTAAAGGACATTTTAGATGAGAAATATAACTATTTACATAAATATGCGTGCACGGGAGGGAACGGCATGTCAGATGCAAAGCTTGGCCAAGAACCAGCTTATTGGACTAGTGAAGTAGCAAAGAAACTAGAGGTATCAGATAGTACTTTAAGAAAGTGGTGTATCCAATTAGAGGCCACGGGTTATAAGTTTGTTAAAGGAGAGAATGATAGTCGGGCTTTCACTAAACATGACTTAAATGCTTTACAACTATTTAAGCAACTCGTAAAAGTTCAAAGAAAAACCAAAGAGGTAGCATCTTTAGAAGTAGTTGAGCGTTATGGTGCACGGCAAGGAACGCCCCCCAT contains these protein-coding regions:
- a CDS encoding DUF3967 domain-containing protein, which codes for MSDAKLGQEPAYWTSEVAKKLEVSDSTLRKWCIQLEATGYKFVKGENDSRAFTKHDLNALQLFKQLVKVQRKTKEVASLEVVERYGARQGTPPMQPAQMAVQAHEFKDKIDDMAQSIEEIKKQLHEQMEFNKKLVERMDQQSMSHIREIQETRKQLAAAQEKKKWWEFWK
- a CDS encoding HTH domain-containing protein codes for the protein MLVKKMLNGIMMKEITIKELADQYDVSTRTIQLRIKKLGYEWDSKQSIYRYVGEEPEPLEVDFNTLISKNSKVPAEQKQANSEVAASISHVNESESTSASFPKASTNASKVDAIDILLQNPKDRSKRVYRGFYFDDDVLSIIDRVPKSYKSELVNEALRKVFKEKGLLE
- a CDS encoding MarR family transcriptional regulator, producing MQKALQEAEKKARLREIENGKVLSEEELNYANELQAKANSKGMKLVPERKIKNKVRFVQLIQENILYLRDIKYLTTAEKNFLMDLVPNVEFSSNCIVNDSRQVNSLPVTQSDLAEILGKKKQNINPIIKGLIDKGILARSESGIEDNNVRAYALFINPHIMFSGDKDNINGTLKAMFRKTPKELKNLPIRLF